The Naumannella cuiyingiana DNA window GCCAGCACCCGCCGCATTCGCCGCCCGTCGCGGATGGTGGTGATCGCCCCGAGGCCGAGGCAGAAGGCGATGATCACCTGCCCCTGGATGGACAGGGACCAGAAATGTTGCAGCGGGCTGGTCAGCTCCGAGGCGGCGGTGTAGTAGTTCACGGCCGAGTCGATCAGCACCTGGTTCTGCCGGAAGGTCAGCGCCGCGACGGCCTGCTGCCAGATCGCGGCCCAGCGCGTACCGGGAATCAGGAACGGGGTGGCCAGCACGACCGCCGCCACGGTCACCGCGGCCGCGGGCACCAGGCGCAGCATCCGCGAGAACAGCACCTGCAGCGGCCGTCCGTCCTCGCCCCGGTCATGCCGGCGCAGGAAGGTCCCGGTGAGCAGGAATGCCCCGATCAGCAAGAACGCGTCGATTCCACCGGAGATCCGCCCGAACCAGACGTGGTGCAGCACGACCAGCCCGATGGCTACGGCGCGCAGGCCGTGGATCTCGGGGCGGAACGTCATCCGGGCACCTCGCTGGTCTGGGTCCGTACTCGGCGGTCGGTGTCGACAAACAGTCGCCCACCCTACCCGCTCAGCGCCTCCGGCCGAGCAGCTCCTCGATCACCCGCAGCCGCTCGGCAACGGCGGCCTCGCGCCCGTGCTCGGTCGGCTCGTAGTAGCGGGCGTCGGCCAGCTCGTCGGGCAGATAGGCCTGCTCGGCGACGCCGTGCGGGGAATTGTGCGCGTGCCGGTAGCCCACGCCGTGCCCGAGCTGTTTCGCGCTGGCGTAGTGGGCGTCGCGCAGGTGCGGCGGGACCTGCCCGATCCGGCCGGCGCGGACATCGGCGCTGGCGCGCTCCAGCCCCTGGTAGGCCGCATCGGACTTCGGCGCCATCGCGCAGGCGACGGTGGCGTGGGCGAGATTGATCCGGGCCTCGGGCATGCCGATCAGTTGCACGGCCTGGGCGGCGGCGACGCAGGTCTGCAGCACGCTGGAGTCCGCCATCCCGATGTCCTCGGAGGCCGCGATGACCAGTCGGCGCGCGATGAACCGGGGATCCTCGCCGGCCTGCAACATCCGCGCCAGGTAGTGCAATGCGGCCTGCACGTCGGAGCCGCGCATCGACTTGATGTAGGCGCTGATCACGTCGTAGTGCTGGTCGCCGTCGCGGTCGTAGCGCACCGCGACCACGTCGACGGCCCGCTCGATGGTCGCCGGGTCGATGCTGGTCGAGCCCTCGGCGCTCGCCCCGGCGGCGGCCTCCTCGAGGAAGGTGAGCGCGCGACGCGCATCGCCTCCGGCCATCCGGAGCAGCGTCTCGCGGCCGTCGGCGGTCAGGGCGTACCGCCCGCCGAGACCGCGTTGCTCGACCAGGGCCCGGTCGATCAGGGTGCCGATGTCGTCATCGGTGAGCGGCTTCAGGGTGAGCAGCAGTGATCGCGACAGCAGGGGGCTGATCACCGAGAAGCTCGGATTCTCCGTCGTCGCGGCGATCAGGGTGACGATCCGGTTCTCCACCGCCGGCAGCAACACGTCTTGTTGCGCCTTGGAGAAGCGGTGCACCTCGTCGACGAAGAGCACGGTGGGTACGCCGCGCGCGAGATCACGCCGGGCCTCCTCCAGCACCGCGCGGACCTCCTTGACCCCCGCGGTCACCGCCGACAGCTCGACGAACCGGGCATCGGCGGTCTGCGACACCACGCTCGCGATGGTCGTCTTTCCCACGCCGGGCGGGCCCCACAAGAAGACCGACATCGCGGCCTCGCCGGTCGCCAGGCGGCGCAGCGGCGCGCCCGGCGCGAGCAGGTGTTGCTGGCCGAGGATCTCGTCGACGGTACGCGGGCGCATCCGCACCGCCAGCGGCAGCCGGTCGTGGTCGGCATCGAGGCTGCCGCCGCCGCGGCCACGCCCGGTCGCGGCCGGTGTGGTGTTGCCGAAGAGGTCCTCGCTCATCCGGCGACCAGGAACGCATCGAGGTCGGCGATCACCCGCGCGTCGAGGGAGTGGCCGAGCCCGGGATAGGTGTGGACATCGACCCGCGCGTGTCCGTCGAGCCAGGTCTGCGTCGCCTCGGCCCAGCGGGCCGGCACGACCGGGTCCGCGACATCGCGCGACCAGAAGACCCGCGGCAGCGGGTCGGCCGGCGCGGGCTCGGGCGTACCCGGCGCCACGAAGCCCGACAGGACCAGCCAGCCCTCCGCGGCCTCCGGTCGGGCCGCCATCGCGGCGAGACCGACGCTCGCGCCCTGGGAGAAGCCGCCGATGAAGACCTCGCGCCAGCGCCCGGACTGGCCAGCCAGCCATTCCAGCACCGTCGCTGCGGCCGCCGCGGCCTGCGTGGCATAGGCCGGGGCGTCGACGATCCCGCCCGGCACCAGCTCCAGCGGATACCAGGCGCGGCCACCCCAGGGCAGCGCGAACGGCGCGCGCGGAGCGGCGACGACGAAGCCGTCCGGGAGGTGCGGCGCGACACCGAGCATGTCGGCCTCGTCGGCCCCGAAACCGTGCAGCAGCACCACCAGCCGGTCAGCGCCCGAGGTCGACGGGTCGGCGGAGAATCGCACCTGCAGCTCGGCCGGATCTGGGGTCAGGGCAGACATGGCCGCCATGTTAGGGGGACGGTCCGACAACGACCGCTCAGTGCAGGATCGGGATCTGTGCCGGGTAGCGGTACAGCTCGCCGCGGGATGCTCGCAGGGCGCCGATGACGTGACAGACGACGGTGAGCACGGCGGCGATCACCCAGAGGATGATCGCGACCGGGATCCCGATCACGGTGATGAACAGGATCCAGCCGATCACCGTCATCAGCCAGGCCCACAGGTTGAAGTTGAACGCACCGGCCGCCGAACCTCGGACCAGGGGCCCGCGCCCGCGGAACAGCAGCCAGATCAGCAGCGGCCCGGCGAAACTCAGCCAGCCCGCGGAGATGATCATGGCAATGATCGCGGACAGGTGCGCCAGCACCGCCAGCGTCCGGTCGTCGCCGCCCGCCCGCATGTCGCCCGTCATCTCTGCTCCTCACCTGGCTCGGTGGTCCGGTCGCCGTCCTGCGCGGGTCGATCGGTCTTGTCGGCCTGCTCCGGCCGCGCGTCGACGCCGGCCTCCTTGCGCTGCTGGCTGGTGATCGGCGCGGGTGCGCCGGTGAGCGGGTCGTAGCCCCCGCCGGACTTCGGGAAGGCGATCACGTCGCGGATCGAGTCGGTGCCGGCCAGCAGCGCGACGATCCGGTCCCAGCCGAACGCGATGCCGCCGTGCGGCGGCGCGCCGTAGGCGAACGCGTCGAGCAGGAAGCCGAACTTCTCGGTCGCCTCGGACTCGCTCAGGCCCATCACCTTGAACACGCGCTCCTGCACGTCGCGGCGATGGATACGGATCGAGCCGCCGCCGATCTCGTTGCCGTTGCAGACCAGGTCGTAGGCATAGGCCAGCGCGGAGCCGGGATCGGTGTCGAAGGTGTCCATCGATTCCGGCTTCGGCGAGGTGAACGCGTGGTGCACCGCCGTCCAGGCGCCCGAGCCGACCGCGACATCGCCCGAGGCCACCGCCTGGGCGGCGGGCTCGAACAGCGGCGCGTCGACCACCCAGCAGAAGGCCCAGGCGCCGGGCTCGATCATGCCGGTACGCCGGGCGATCTCGACCCGGGCGGCGCCGAGCAGCTCCTGGGAACCGCGGCGCTCCCCCGCGCCGAAGAAGATCGCGTCACCGGGCTGCGCCCCGACCCGCTCGGCCAGGCCGGCGCGCTCGGCGTCGGAGATGTTCTTGGCGACCGGGCCGCCGAGCTCGCCGTCCGCGCCGACCGTGACGTAGGCCAGCCCCTTCGCGCCGCGCTGGCGCGCCCACTCCTGCCAGGCGTCGAACTGCCGGCGGGGCTGGTCGCCGCCCCCGGGCATGATCACCGCGCCCACGTAGTCGGCCTGGAAGACGCGGAACGGGGTGTCGGCGAAGAAGTCGGTCACCTCGACGATCTCGTTGCCGAACCGCAGGTCCGGCTTGTCGGAGCCGTAGCGATCCATCGCGTCGTGCCAGGTGATCCGCGGGAACGGCGGGGTCAGCTCGACGCCCTTCAGCGCCCAGATCTCGCGGGCCAGCTCCTCGCCCAGGGCGATCACGTCGTCCTGGTCGACGAAGCTCATCTCGATGTCGAGCTGGGTGAACTCCGGCTGCCGGTCGGCCCGGAAGTCCTCGTCGCGATAGCACCGCGCGATCTGGTAGTAGCGCTCCATCCCGGCGACCATCAGCAACTGCTTGAACAGCTGCGGGCTCTGCGGCAGCGCGTACCAGGAACCGGGCGCCAACCGGGCGGGCACGAGGAAGTCGCGGGCCCCCTCCGGCGTGGAGCGGGTCAGCGTCGGGGTCTCGATCTCGACGAAGCCGCGCCGGCCCAGCACGTCGCGGGCGACCCGGCTGACCTGCGAGCGCAGCCGCAGCGCGTCGCCGGCCGAGCGGCGGCGCAGGTCCAGGTATCGGTAGCGCAGCCGCGCCTCCTCGCCCACCCCGGAGCGATCATCGATCTGGAACGGCAGCGGGGCGGACGGATTGAGCACCTCCAGCTCGCTGGTCACCACCTCGATCTCGCCGGTCGGCAGGTCCGGGTTCGCGTTGCCCTCGGGGCGCAGCTCCACGGTGCCGACGACCTTGATCACGAACTCGTTGCGCAGGTCGTGCGCGCCCGAGGCGTCCAGCACCTCGTCGCGGACCACCACCTGGGCGATCCCGGAGGCATCGCGCAGGTCGAGGAAGGCGACGCCGCCGTGATCTCGGCGCCGGGCCACCCAGCCGGCGAGGGTGACGGTGGTTCCGGCATCGGCCGCGGTCAGGGTCCCGGCCTCGTGGGTGCGCATCACGGGTGTCGCTGTTCCTCTCGTCGTGGCCCCGCATCGACGGTGCGGGCGCCGGTCAGGGCGATGCTATGCCCCGCCCGGCAGCCGGCGCACACCCATTACCCCGGCATCACCTCAGCATCGGCGAGGTGGGTACGCCGCCACCGGCGAGCGCCATCAGAACGGCAGCCACTGCCCGGTGGGCCTGCCCCCGCTGACCCCGGTCAGCACGAAGGACGCCGTCGGCTCGCCATCGCTTTCGAAGGTGCACGACGCTCCACCGCGGCAGGTGCCGGTGGCGCTGAACTCCCACTTCACGGTGGTCCGGATCGTCGCCACGTCCGGGCTGTACTCGACCTTCGCGCCCCGCATCGGGTCGTTCTTGATGTTCCAGTCGATGCTGCCCGAGTCGACCTTCTGGCTGGTGCCCGCCTGAATGCCGAACGGGCACCCCTCCGGCGCGAGCTCCTTGGCCGAGGCGCACTTGTCGAGCGACCGCTTTGCCTGGTCCAGGGCGAACTTGCGGCCGTTGTCGGTCAGCTCCATCGTGCCGGTCCACTCGGCCGGTCCGGGCTTGCCGACCACGATCTCCCGCTCGGTGTACTGCACCCGGTCCGAGCCGGTCGTCATGGCGTACCCGCCGGGCAGTGCCAGCGCAGCCGATCCGGACTCGATCGCCTGGCCGTTCACCTGCAGCGCCCCGTCGGAGACCAGGGTGAGTTCTGCGAGCCCGTTGTCGATCATCCAGCCGTCGCCGGTACTGGTGAGCTCGAACGTGTAGCTCTGCGAGTCCCCGCCGACGGTGTAGGTCGCATCCACCTGGGCGCTGTCGAGCGCGTCGGAGACGGTGACCTCGCCGACCTCGGCGCCGCCCACCGCGGCGATGTCGCGGGACTGCTTGACGGCCTTGTCCGCCAACAGCGGCGCATCGTCCGGCACGTTGCTCAGCAGGCCGAGCGCGTCGGCGGCATTGCCGTCGGACAGCGCGGCGAAATACCGCTCGACCGTCTCGGTCGCGCCGTCCGCACGACGCTGCTTCTCCGCCTCGTGGGCGGCCGCGGCCTGCTCGGCCGCCTGCCGGTCGAGCTGTCCCTTGATCAACACACCCCCGCTGATCAGCACGATCAGCCCGACCACGCCGGCCGCGATTCCGATCAGCAGCTTGCGCGACTTCTTCGGGGCCGGGCCACCCGGCGGCATCGGGCCGTAGCCCTGCTGCCCGTGCCCCTGCTGCCCGTGCCCCTGCTGCCCGTGCCCCTGCTGCCCGTATCCCTGCTGCGGGCCCTGGTAGGACGGCGGGGGCTGGTTCGGGCCGGGCTGGTTCGGGCCGGGCTGGTTCGGGGGAACCTGGTTGGGCGGCCCCTGGTAGGGCGGTCGATGCGGTGGCCCCTGGTTGGGCGGGCCCTGCCACGGCGGCTGCTGTTGCGGTCCCTGACCGGGCCCGCTGGGGCCCCATCCGGGACCGTTGGGCGGTTGCGGCGGCTGGCTCATCGAGACTCCCTGGAACATGCGCGGGGACCTGCGGGCGGGGGCCCGGCAGCGGTACGCCGAGACTAACTCCGCGACGGGCCACCCGACCCGCTCAGTCCCGGGTGTCGCCGTAGAGCCTCGCGATCTGCTCCGAGCCGAGCCATCCCGAATACGCCGGCGACCGGGGCCAGCCGTCCGGCGAATCCTGCCAGTCCTCCTGCCTGCCGTAGGGCAGGACGTCGATCAGCGCGAAGCTGAAGCTCAGTTGTTCCGCGCCGCGCCCGCCGGTGGTCCAGGTGCGATAGACCTGATCGCCGTCGCGGAGGAACACGTTGAACCCGAATCCGCCGCCGGGCGGCGCGCCGACGTCGGCCCCGAACGGGCTGTCGGCCGTCGAGTACCACTCCATCCGGTTCCCGACCTTCTCCCGGTAGGCCAGCACCTCGTCGATGGCACCCTGCGTGACGATCACGAACCGGGCGTCGTAGGCGTCCAGGAAGCCCAGCCGCGTGTACTGGCTGGTCAGCCCGGTGCAGCCGGCACACTGCCACTCCTGTCCCGGCGACCACATGTGGTGATAGGTGATCAACTGGCGCTTGTCGCCGAAGATGTCGACCAGCCGGACCGGGCCGTCGGCACCGACCAGCGTGTAGTCCGGCATCTGCACCATCGGCAGCCGGCGGCGCTGGGCGGCGATCGCGTCCAGCTCGTGGGTCGCGGCCTTCTCCCGCGCGCGCAGCGCGTCGAGTTCGGCCTGCCAGGTCGCCGCGTCGGCGACCGGCGGAAGCGCGGTTGGCATGTGCCCTCCTCGATCGGTGGTTTCTGCGAACCTAGGCCGTCGCGAGGGGGCGCGCTTCTCCGATCTTGCGGCTCAGTGCAGGCGTACCGCCGGCCGCCGGTCGCCCGCTGGCGGCTGCCACGCATCGGGATCGGCCGCGACCTGCTCGCCGCTGCGGATGTCCTTGACCTCACCGGAGCCGAACCAGACGAACGGGATGCCGCGCCGCTCGGCGTACCTGATCTGCTTGCCGAACCGGTCCGCCCTCGGCGCCACCTCCGTGGCGATCCCCCGCGCGCGCAGCCGGCCGGCGATGTCGATCGCGGCGGGCCGGCTGGCCTCGTCGTCGACGGCGACGAGCACCGCGGTCGGTACGCTGCGCGACGCGTCGGCCCACCCCGCGGCGACGAGCGGGGCGAGCAGCCGGGTCACGCCGACGCTGATCCCGACACCCGGCCAACTGTGCCTGCCATCGCTGGCCAGCGAGTCGTAGCGTCCGCCGGAACAGATCGAGCCGAGCTCGGGGTGGCCAGCCAGCTCGGTCTCGTAGACGGTGCCCGTGTAGTAGTCGAGCCCGCGCGCGATCCGCAGATCGGCAACGACGCCGCCGGGCCGGTACGCACGAGCCGTCTCGATCACCGCGGCGAGCTCGGCGAGCCCCTCGTCCAGCAGTTCGTGGGACACGCCGAGGGCGCGTACCCGCTCGACGAAGCCGGTGTCGGGGGTCCGGATCTCGGCCAGTCGCAGGCAGGCGGCCGCGGTGTCGGTGTCCAGCCCGAGCTCGTCGACCAGCAACGCGGCGACCTTCTCGGACCCGATCTTGTCCAGCTTGTCGACGCGCTGCAGCACCCCGGCGGGCTCGGCGATGCCGAGTCCCCGGTAGTAGCCCTCGGCCAGCTTGCGGTTGGCCACGTGCATGGTGACCTCGGGCAGGCCCAGCTCGTCGCTCAGCCGGCCGAATGCCTCCAGCATCACCAGGGGAATCTCCGCGTCGTGGTGGGCCGCGAGCTGATCGGCGCCGACGATGTCGATGTCGGCCTGGGTGAACTCGCGGTAGCGGCCCTGCTGCGGTCGCTCGCCGCGCCAGACCTTCTGGATCTGGTAGCGGCGCAGCGGGAAGTTCAGCTTGCCGGCGAACTCGGTGACATAGCGGGCGAACGGGACGGTGTTGTCGTAGCGCAGTCCGAGCTCGGCCTCGGTCTCGGCGTCGGCGTGCAGGCGGCGTACCGCATAGACCTCCTTGTCGATCTCGCCCTTGCCGGCCAGCACCGACAGCGGCTCGACGCTTCGGGTCTCCAGCGAGCCGAAGCCGTGCAGCTCGAAGGTCTCCCGCAGCAGGTCCAGCACGCGCTGTTCAACGATGCGCCCCGCGGGCAGGTACTCGGGGTATCCGGACAGGGCGGTCACGCGCGGGCTCATGGCGGCCCAGCCTAGCCACGGCGCGACCGCTCGCCCGGCCTCGTGCACTGCCCGGGACGGGAGTGCCGGATGCGGCAGTATGGATCCATGACCGAGTCCGACAAGCCGACCCCTGCCCCGCCGCCCGGCCCCGCGCCGGCCGCCGGGTCGCCGGCCGGCCCGCCCGTTCCGGGCGCCGCCCCGCTGCCCACCGCTCCGTCCCCGGAAGCCGCCGCCCCCGGACCTGCGCCGGACTCGTTCGGCCGGGTCGCCGAGGACGGCACGGTCTATCTGCGGACCGACGAGGGCGAGCGCGCGGTCGGCCAGGTGCCGGACACGACCCCGGAGGAGGCGTTGGCCTTCTTCACCCGGCGCTATGACGCGCTGGCGCTGGAGGTGCAGTTACTGGAGACGCGGGTCCGCGGCGGCGCGCTGTCTCCGGAGGAGGCGCGCAAGGCCGTCGGGACGGTACGCCGCAGCATCGACGGCGCCAATGCCGTCGGCGACCTGCCAGGACTGCTCGCGCGACTGGACGGGCTGGAGCCGGTGCTGGCCCAGGCGCAGCAGCAGCGCCGCGAGGAGCGCGCCCGCAACCAGGCCGAGACCCGGTCGGCCAAGGAGCGGATGGTCACCGAGGCGGAGAAGCTCGCCGCCGGCAACGACTGGCGGGGCGGGGTGAACCGGTTCCGGGCGCTGCTGGAGGAGTGGAAGGGCCTGCCCAGGATCGACCGGGCGACCGACGACGAGCTGTGGCACCGGTTCTCCTCCGCGCGCACGCAGTACACGAAGCGCCGCAAGGCCCAGTTCGCCCAGCAGGCGGAGCGCCGCGAGCAGGCCAAGGGCGTCAAGGAGAAGATCATCCGCGAGGCCGAGGGCCTGGCCACCTCGACCGAGTGGGGCCCGACGGCGGGTGCCTTCCGGGACCTGATGTCGCGGTGGAAGGCCGCGGGCCCGGCGCCGCGGGAGGTCGACGAGAAGCTCTGGCAGCGCTTCCGCGGCCTGCAGGACCAGTTCTTCGAGGCCCGCAATGCCGCGATGAGCGCCCAGGACGAGGAGTTTCGCGGCAACCAGGAGGCGAAGGAGGCGCTGCTCGCGGAGTACGAGCCGCGGGTCCGCCCCGATGAGGACCTGGCCGGCTCGCGGGCCGCGTTCCGGGAGTTCCTGGAGCGCTGGTCGGAGATCGGCAAGGTGCCGCGCGATGCGATCCGGCCGCTGGACGGCCGGGTGCGGGCGATGGAGCAGTCGCTGCGGAGCACCGAGGACGCGGAGTGGAAGCGTACCGATCCGCAGGCCCGGGCGCGCGCGGAGGACACGGCGAACAAGCTGACCGCGCAGATCGCCGGGCTGGAGGAGAAGGCCGCGAAGGCCGAGGCACGCGGCGATGCGTCGGCGGCCCGGAAGGCGCGCGACTCGGCGGCGACCTACCGCAGTTGGCTGGAGCAGGCCGAGAAGGCCGTGCAGGACTTCTCCCGTTAGTCGGCCGTCCGGCCGGTCAGCGTCCGGCCGCCCCGAACCACCCGCACTCCGACCCCGGTCCGACCCGGGAAGGTCGGCGCGGGACCGCTCTCGGCTGGTGGCGGGGCGCGCTGATGGGTTGAATCAGCGTCATGGACCTGCTCGCGGTGCTGTCGCACCTCACCGAAACCATCACCGCGCTGGCGAGCACGCCGTGGGTGTACCCGGTGGTCCTCGCGCTGACCACCATCGACGGATTCTTCCCCCCCGTGCCGAGCGAATCGGTCGTGGTGTCCCTCGCCGCGCTGTCGGTGAGCGACGGGAACCCCTCGTTGCCGCTGCTCTTCCTGGCGGCGGCCCTCGGTGCCGTCGCCGGTGACAACGTCGCCTACCAGATCGGCCGGGTGCTGCATCCCGGGGGCGAGCGCGGACCCCGATTCCTGCGGGGCGAGCGAATGGCCCGAGCGTTCGCGTGGGCGCGGCGTGCTCTCGAACACCGCGCGGCGGTGATGATCCTGGTCGCCCGGCACATCCCGGTCGGCCGGGTGGCGGTGAACATGATGGCCGGGGCGACCGGTTATCCCCGGCGCCGGTTCGTGCCGCTGACGATCCTGGCGGGCACGCTGTGGGCCGCGTACGGCATCGGCATCGGCACCGTGGCCGGGAGCTGGGTGAAGGACCAGCCGCTGCTCGCCGCCGCCCTCGCCGTGGCCCTCGCGCTGGTCCTCGGCTTCGCGCTGGACCGGGTGCTCGAGTGGTTCAACCGCCGCCGCGGGGTCGGTACGCCGGGCGGCCCCGACGCCCCCGCACCCGACCCCGCGTCCAGCTCCTCGCCGCGCTGACCCCGGTCCCTGCGCCGGCGTCCGCGTCACCAAGACGCGCGGCCCGGCGCCGTGATCACTTTGTGGTCACTCACGCGCCCTGAGGTGACCACAAAGTGCTCACGCCGCCCGCGGGGCCGAGGAGAAGATCATCGGCGAGGCTGCGGCGGTGCTCCCGAGGCCCGAGGCACGGCCCCACCGGGGCCCCCGCCACCCGTCGCGGGGGCGGTCCGGGTGTCGACGCCGACGGTCAGCTCGACCCGATAGCCCGTCTCGGCGTCCCCGGTCACCGTGGCGAGCTGCGAGGCTCCCCCGTCGTCGCCGAACACCATGTCCGTGGCGAGGCTGACCCGCGCCAGGTTGGCCGCCGAGGTCTGGTAGCCGTCCGTCGCGTACACCGCCTCGCAGGCGTCTCGCGGGAGCGCCACCTGGGAGGTGGCGATCGCGTTCGCGGCGTCGGTGATCGTGTCCGCGGCGGGATAGACCTCGAAGTGGATGTGCGGCCAGCGCCCGTCGTAGCAGGCGGGGAATATGCTGGTGAAGCCGACCCGGCCCTCGGCGTCGGCGACCTGCACGCCGCGCAGGTAGTTCTCGTCCTCCAGCCCCTCGGCATACATCGAGTACCGGCCCTCCCGGTCGCAGTGCCAGACATAGACGGCCGCGCCGGCGAAGGGCGTACCCGCGGCGAGGTCGGTGATGATCAACTCCAGCTTCATCGGTACGCCGACCGCGGTCGCGCTGCCGGTCTCGAAGCTCGACCGGATGTCGCTGCGCAGCACCCCGCTGCGCTCCAGCAGGTCGGGGCCGTTGGAACCGTCGCCGGGATACGGGCCGGCCGTCTCGTCGGGGATCTCCCCCGTTCCGGCACCCTCCGCGCCGGCCTGCGGGAGCGCCCCGCAGGCCGCGAGCCCGAGCCCGGCGCCCGCGGCGCCGATCAGGGCCAGCATGCGGCGCCGGCCGAACAGGGTGCCGAGATCGAAGGCCAGCCCCTGGTCCTCGACGTCCTCGCCCGGCCGGGGCAGCGGCCGGCCCCGATAGCTCGTCGGTTCGTTCATGATCATCCTTTCCGCCTCATCGGGGCCGAAGCTAGCCCCGCGGGCGCGCGGGATGCTGTGCGGCGCCGCTGGCGCGGCTGTGAACCTGCCCGGGCGCGGTGCCCGTGTTTGCGCGCGGATCGCGCCGCGAGCTAGGACGTCACGCGGTAGACGTCGTAGACGCCCTCGACGCGGCGCACGGCCTTGGCGAGGGCGTCCAGATGCTTGGGGTCGGAGGTCTCGAAGCTCATCCTGATCTTGCACACCCGGTCGCGGCCGGTGTTCACGTTCGCGGAGACGATCGACACGTGATGCTCGGTCACGGCCCGGGTCACGTCGGACAACAGGCCGTGCCGGTCCAGGCCCTCGATCTGCAGCGAGACCAGGAAGCTGCTCTGCGCGGTCGGCGCCCACGACACCTCGACCAGCCGCTCGGGCTGGTCGAGCAGCGCCGCGGCATTGGTGCAGTCGCGGCGGTGCACCGACACGCCCGCGCCGCGGGTGACGAACCCGAGGATCGGATCGCCCGGCACCGGCGTACAGCACTTGGCCAGCTTCACCCACAGATCCGTGGCGCCGTGCACGGCAACGCCCGTCCCGGAGGCCTTGTCGGTCCAGCGCCGACGCTCCACCCCGACATCGGTGGCGGTCTCGTCCTCGGACTCCCCGCCCTCGAGCACCAGCAGCCGGCTGACCACCGATGCGGCGGTGACATTGCCCTCGCCGATGGCCGCGTACAGGGCGTCCACGTCGCGCAGCCGGTTGTGCCGGGCCGCCTCCGCCAGATGTGCGCCGGTGAGCAGCCGCTGCAGCGGCAGGCCCGCCTTGCGCAGCTCGCGGGCGAGCGCGTTCTTGCCGTTCTCGATGGCCTCCTCGCGGCGCTCCCGGGTGAACCAGTGTTTGATCTTGTTCCGCGCGCGGGGGCTCTTGACGAAGTTCAGCCAGTCGCGGCTCGGCGCGGCGTTCTCGGCCTTCGAGGTCAGGATATCGACCACATCGCCGTTGCTCAGCACCGATTCCAGCGGGACCAGACGCCCGTTCACGCGGGCACCGATGCAGCGCTGCCCGACCTCGGTGTGGATGGCATAGGCGAAGTCGACCGGGGTCGCCCCCTGCGGCAACGCCAGCACGTCGCCCTTCGGCGTGAAGGCGTACACCTCGGAGGTGTTGATCTCGAACCGCAGCGAGTCCAGGAACTCGCCGGGATCGGTCGTC harbors:
- a CDS encoding replication-associated recombination protein A yields the protein MSEDLFGNTTPAATGRGRGGGSLDADHDRLPLAVRMRPRTVDEILGQQHLLAPGAPLRRLATGEAAMSVFLWGPPGVGKTTIASVVSQTADARFVELSAVTAGVKEVRAVLEEARRDLARGVPTVLFVDEVHRFSKAQQDVLLPAVENRIVTLIAATTENPSFSVISPLLSRSLLLTLKPLTDDDIGTLIDRALVEQRGLGGRYALTADGRETLLRMAGGDARRALTFLEEAAAGASAEGSTSIDPATIERAVDVVAVRYDRDGDQHYDVISAYIKSMRGSDVQAALHYLARMLQAGEDPRFIARRLVIAASEDIGMADSSVLQTCVAAAQAVQLIGMPEARINLAHATVACAMAPKSDAAYQGLERASADVRAGRIGQVPPHLRDAHYASAKQLGHGVGYRHAHNSPHGVAEQAYLPDELADARYYEPTEHGREAAVAERLRVIEELLGRRR
- a CDS encoding alpha/beta hydrolase, producing the protein MSALTPDPAELQVRFSADPSTSGADRLVVLLHGFGADEADMLGVAPHLPDGFVVAAPRAPFALPWGGRAWYPLELVPGGIVDAPAYATQAAAAAATVLEWLAGQSGRWREVFIGGFSQGASVGLAAMAARPEAAEGWLVLSGFVAPGTPEPAPADPLPRVFWSRDVADPVVPARWAEATQTWLDGHARVDVHTYPGLGHSLDARVIADLDAFLVAG
- a CDS encoding DUF4870 domain-containing protein — its product is MTGDMRAGGDDRTLAVLAHLSAIIAMIISAGWLSFAGPLLIWLLFRGRGPLVRGSAAGAFNFNLWAWLMTVIGWILFITVIGIPVAIILWVIAAVLTVVCHVIGALRASRGELYRYPAQIPILH
- the aspS gene encoding aspartate--tRNA ligase, which codes for MMRTHEAGTLTAADAGTTVTLAGWVARRRDHGGVAFLDLRDASGIAQVVVRDEVLDASGAHDLRNEFVIKVVGTVELRPEGNANPDLPTGEIEVVTSELEVLNPSAPLPFQIDDRSGVGEEARLRYRYLDLRRRSAGDALRLRSQVSRVARDVLGRRGFVEIETPTLTRSTPEGARDFLVPARLAPGSWYALPQSPQLFKQLLMVAGMERYYQIARCYRDEDFRADRQPEFTQLDIEMSFVDQDDVIALGEELAREIWALKGVELTPPFPRITWHDAMDRYGSDKPDLRFGNEIVEVTDFFADTPFRVFQADYVGAVIMPGGGDQPRRQFDAWQEWARQRGAKGLAYVTVGADGELGGPVAKNISDAERAGLAERVGAQPGDAIFFGAGERRGSQELLGAARVEIARRTGMIEPGAWAFCWVVDAPLFEPAAQAVASGDVAVGSGAWTAVHHAFTSPKPESMDTFDTDPGSALAYAYDLVCNGNEIGGGSIRIHRRDVQERVFKVMGLSESEATEKFGFLLDAFAYGAPPHGGIAFGWDRIVALLAGTDSIRDVIAFPKSGGGYDPLTGAPAPITSQQRKEAGVDARPEQADKTDRPAQDGDRTTEPGEEQR
- a CDS encoding DUF899 family protein, which produces MPTALPPVADAATWQAELDALRAREKAATHELDAIAAQRRRLPMVQMPDYTLVGADGPVRLVDIFGDKRQLITYHHMWSPGQEWQCAGCTGLTSQYTRLGFLDAYDARFVIVTQGAIDEVLAYREKVGNRMEWYSTADSPFGADVGAPPGGGFGFNVFLRDGDQVYRTWTTGGRGAEQLSFSFALIDVLPYGRQEDWQDSPDGWPRSPAYSGWLGSEQIARLYGDTRD
- the hisS gene encoding histidine--tRNA ligase; this encodes MSPRVTALSGYPEYLPAGRIVEQRVLDLLRETFELHGFGSLETRSVEPLSVLAGKGEIDKEVYAVRRLHADAETEAELGLRYDNTVPFARYVTEFAGKLNFPLRRYQIQKVWRGERPQQGRYREFTQADIDIVGADQLAAHHDAEIPLVMLEAFGRLSDELGLPEVTMHVANRKLAEGYYRGLGIAEPAGVLQRVDKLDKIGSEKVAALLVDELGLDTDTAAACLRLAEIRTPDTGFVERVRALGVSHELLDEGLAELAAVIETARAYRPGGVVADLRIARGLDYYTGTVYETELAGHPELGSICSGGRYDSLASDGRHSWPGVGISVGVTRLLAPLVAAGWADASRSVPTAVLVAVDDEASRPAAIDIAGRLRARGIATEVAPRADRFGKQIRYAERRGIPFVWFGSGEVKDIRSGEQVAADPDAWQPPAGDRRPAVRLH
- a CDS encoding DUF349 domain-containing protein, with product MTESDKPTPAPPPGPAPAAGSPAGPPVPGAAPLPTAPSPEAAAPGPAPDSFGRVAEDGTVYLRTDEGERAVGQVPDTTPEEALAFFTRRYDALALEVQLLETRVRGGALSPEEARKAVGTVRRSIDGANAVGDLPGLLARLDGLEPVLAQAQQQRREERARNQAETRSAKERMVTEAEKLAAGNDWRGGVNRFRALLEEWKGLPRIDRATDDELWHRFSSARTQYTKRRKAQFAQQAERREQAKGVKEKIIREAEGLATSTEWGPTAGAFRDLMSRWKAAGPAPREVDEKLWQRFRGLQDQFFEARNAAMSAQDEEFRGNQEAKEALLAEYEPRVRPDEDLAGSRAAFREFLERWSEIGKVPRDAIRPLDGRVRAMEQSLRSTEDAEWKRTDPQARARAEDTANKLTAQIAGLEEKAAKAEARGDASAARKARDSAATYRSWLEQAEKAVQDFSR